Proteins from one Gibbsiella quercinecans genomic window:
- the grpH gene encoding propanediol utilization system shell hexameric protein GrpH has translation MQQEALGMVETKGLVSAIEAADTMVKSANVTLVGYEKIGSGLVTVMVRGDVGAVKAATDAGSAAAGKVGELVSVHVIPRPHIEVEKILPKAVG, from the coding sequence ATGCAACAAGAAGCATTAGGAATGGTTGAAACAAAAGGTTTGGTCTCCGCAATTGAAGCCGCTGACACCATGGTGAAATCCGCCAATGTGACCTTGGTTGGCTATGAAAAAATCGGTTCCGGCCTGGTAACGGTAATGGTGCGCGGCGATGTGGGCGCGGTTAAAGCGGCCACTGATGCAGGCTCTGCGGCGGCGGGGAAAGTGGGCGAATTGGTCTCCGTACACGTTATTCCGCGCCCGCATATCGAAGTGGAAAAAATTCTGCCAAAAGCCGTCGGTTAA
- a CDS encoding EutN/CcmL family microcompartment protein, with amino-acid sequence MYLAKVTGALVSTTKHASLNGSKLLIVARLDEHFLPTSNVQVAVDIVGAGNGEIVIVTTGSSARFSNGREHSVIDAAVVGIVDSLELNGK; translated from the coding sequence ATGTACCTGGCAAAAGTGACCGGTGCGTTGGTTTCTACCACCAAGCATGCCTCACTCAACGGTTCGAAACTGCTCATCGTCGCCCGCCTTGATGAACATTTTTTACCCACCAGCAATGTGCAGGTGGCGGTGGATATCGTTGGCGCGGGCAATGGCGAAATTGTCATCGTCACCACCGGCAGCTCGGCGCGCTTTAGTAACGGCCGGGAGCATTCGGTGATTGATGCCGCCGTGGTCGGCATTGTGGATTCCCTTGAGTTGAATGGGAAATAA
- a CDS encoding ATP-dependent Clp protease proteolytic subunit, with product MVFAIQKDDDESKETEQNASSALIQQKMLDSRSIIISGEINQALTERVVSQLLLLQGISNAPIKIYINSQGGHVEAADTIHDMIKFIKPEVHIIGTGWVASAGITIFLAAPKERRYSLPNTRFMIHQPLGGVRGQASDIEIEAKEIVRMLDRVNRLIADATGQPVEKVKKDTDRNYWMNPQEAIDYGIVGRMVTRYDELNLA from the coding sequence ATGGTGTTCGCTATTCAGAAAGATGATGATGAAAGCAAAGAAACCGAACAAAACGCGTCCTCCGCGCTGATTCAGCAAAAAATGCTGGATTCACGCTCCATCATTATTTCCGGTGAAATCAACCAGGCATTGACCGAACGGGTGGTATCCCAGCTCCTGCTGTTGCAGGGGATCAGCAATGCGCCAATCAAAATCTACATTAACAGCCAGGGTGGGCATGTTGAGGCCGCCGATACGATCCACGACATGATCAAGTTCATCAAACCGGAAGTGCATATTATCGGCACCGGCTGGGTGGCCAGCGCCGGGATCACCATTTTTCTGGCTGCGCCCAAAGAGCGCCGCTACTCACTGCCTAACACGCGCTTTATGATCCATCAGCCGCTGGGCGGCGTGCGCGGCCAGGCCAGCGATATTGAAATCGAAGCGAAAGAAATTGTGCGCATGCTGGATCGGGTGAACAGATTAATTGCCGATGCCACCGGGCAACCGGTAGAGAAAGTAAAAAAAGACACCGATCGCAACTATTGGATGAACCCGCAGGAAGCGATTGATTACGGCATCGTCGGGCGCATGGTCACCCGCTATGACGAATTAAATCTGGCCTAA
- a CDS encoding NAD-dependent formate dehydrogenase, with amino-acid sequence MSKILCVLYPDPVTGFPPVYARDSIPDIRCYPNGQTAPTPAGELGFTPGELVGSVSGELGLRRYLESQGHELIVTSDKEGADSVFERHLPDADVVISQPFWPAYLTAERIAKAKRLKLALTAGIGSDHVDLKAAAERGITVAEVTFSNSISVAEHVVMTVLALVRNYLPAHQIANNGGWNIADCVARSYDVEGMHFGTLGAGRIGLAVLRRLKPFDMPLHYYDPHRLSAECEKELGLIYHDTPESLVSVCDVVNLQTPLYPATQGFVNAAFLAKFKRGAYLINTARGALCERDAIVHALETGQLAGYGGDVWFPQPAPIDHPWRRMPHQGMTPHISGTSLSGQARYAAGTLEILQNFLEGKPIRQEYLIVDGGNLAGAGANAYKLA; translated from the coding sequence ATGTCCAAGATTTTGTGCGTATTGTATCCCGATCCTGTTACCGGTTTTCCGCCGGTTTATGCCCGCGACAGCATCCCTGATATCCGTTGCTATCCGAATGGCCAGACGGCGCCGACGCCGGCTGGCGAATTGGGCTTTACCCCCGGCGAGCTGGTCGGCAGCGTATCTGGGGAACTGGGATTACGTCGCTATCTGGAAAGTCAGGGCCATGAGTTGATTGTGACCAGTGACAAAGAAGGCGCGGATTCGGTATTTGAACGCCATTTGCCGGATGCCGATGTGGTCATTTCCCAGCCGTTTTGGCCGGCTTACTTGACCGCTGAACGCATTGCCAAAGCGAAGAGGCTTAAACTGGCGCTGACCGCCGGTATTGGTTCCGACCATGTCGATCTCAAGGCCGCCGCCGAACGCGGCATCACCGTGGCCGAGGTGACGTTCTCCAACTCCATCAGCGTGGCGGAGCATGTGGTGATGACGGTACTGGCCCTGGTGCGCAACTACCTGCCGGCGCATCAAATCGCCAACAACGGCGGTTGGAACATTGCGGACTGCGTGGCGCGCAGCTATGACGTGGAAGGGATGCATTTCGGCACGCTGGGCGCCGGGCGCATTGGGTTGGCGGTGCTGCGACGTTTAAAACCCTTTGATATGCCACTGCATTATTACGATCCGCACCGTTTGTCGGCGGAGTGCGAGAAGGAGCTGGGTTTAATTTACCACGATACGCCGGAGTCGCTGGTCAGCGTCTGCGATGTGGTTAACCTGCAGACGCCGCTTTACCCGGCAACCCAGGGGTTCGTCAATGCGGCCTTCCTGGCGAAGTTCAAGCGTGGCGCCTACCTGATCAATACCGCCCGCGGCGCGCTGTGTGAGCGCGATGCGATCGTCCACGCACTGGAAACCGGGCAGTTGGCGGGCTATGGCGGCGACGTGTGGTTTCCTCAACCGGCGCCGATCGACCATCCATGGCGGCGCATGCCGCATCAGGGCATGACGCCGCACATTTCCGGCACGTCACTGTCGGGGCAGGCGCGCTATGCGGCCGGGACGCTGGAAATTCTGCAGAACTTCCTGGAAGGCAAGCCGATCCGCCAAGAATACCTGATTGTTGATGGCGGCAATTTGGCGGGTGCCGGCGCCAACGCCTATAAATTGGCCTGA
- the pduB gene encoding propanediol utilization microcompartment protein PduB — protein MRDNLVEQIISEVMTKQTDAPTKGSTAASFMGCGLTEFVGTAIGHTIGLVIANVDNQLHEIMNIDKKYRSIGILGARTGAGPHIFAADEAIKATNSEILVIELARDTEGGGGHGCLIIFGAEDVSDVRRAIEVALSEIERTMGDVYGSPAGHLEFQYTARASYALNKAFGAPVGKSFGMTCASPAAIGVVIADTAAKSAVIEPIGYASPSKGTSFSNEVIFTFAGDSGAVRQAVIAARDVGMQLLATLDPAEIKSTTTPYI, from the coding sequence ATGAGAGATAATCTTGTTGAGCAGATTATATCTGAAGTGATGACAAAACAGACCGACGCTCCCACCAAAGGCTCGACCGCGGCTTCGTTCATGGGCTGCGGCCTGACTGAATTTGTCGGTACTGCAATCGGCCATACCATTGGTCTGGTCATTGCGAACGTCGATAATCAGCTGCATGAAATTATGAATATCGACAAGAAATATCGCTCTATCGGTATTCTTGGTGCGCGCACGGGCGCCGGGCCGCATATTTTTGCCGCCGATGAAGCGATTAAAGCGACCAACAGTGAAATATTGGTCATCGAACTGGCCCGTGATACGGAAGGGGGCGGTGGGCATGGTTGTTTGATTATCTTCGGGGCGGAAGATGTTTCCGACGTTCGGCGCGCCATTGAGGTTGCGCTGTCCGAAATTGAACGCACGATGGGCGACGTTTATGGTTCGCCCGCCGGCCACCTTGAGTTTCAATACACTGCCCGCGCCAGCTACGCGCTGAATAAAGCCTTCGGCGCGCCGGTCGGTAAGTCTTTCGGCATGACCTGCGCCTCCCCGGCGGCGATCGGCGTGGTGATTGCGGATACGGCGGCAAAATCCGCGGTGATAGAGCCGATTGGCTATGCCAGCCCAAGTAAAGGCACCAGTTTCAGCAATGAAGTGATTTTTACCTTTGCCGGGGATTCCGGCGCCGTTCGCCAGGCGGTGATTGCGGCCCGTGACGTTGGGATGCAGCTCCTGGCCACGTTAGATCCAGCAGAAATCAAATCCACCACAACGCCCTATATTTGA
- the tdcD gene encoding propionate kinase has product MSLTSLVLVINCGSSSIKFSLIPLGQDAPVLSGIAERLGLDNAVMTFKDRAGNKTAVVLEAANHRAALKALFDKLAQQRLLPAIHAIGHRVAHGGNGFKHSVLLNAEVVEKIRALSVLAPLHNPANLLGIEAAIALFPALPQVAVFDTAFHQTLPPEAYTYAIPLEYQQRYQVRRYGFHGTSHRYIAGVAAATFNLDPDDHGILIAHLGNGSSVCAVKDGKSVDTSMGMTPLEGLVMGTRCGDLDFGAAAYIAKCTRQSIESLYHMVNTQSGLYGISGISSDCRTLQEARSQGNPRAALAIDVMVHRLARHIGAHLTSLKQLNALVFTGGIGENSALIRALTVRKLAVLGLRLDAEKNEQTCGGRSGVISPPGAPIVAVIPTNEEKMIAHDAAALSQAVLLKA; this is encoded by the coding sequence ATGTCCTTAACGTCGTTGGTGTTGGTGATTAACTGCGGTTCTTCCTCCATTAAGTTTTCGCTGATCCCGCTTGGGCAAGACGCGCCGGTTTTATCCGGCATTGCGGAAAGGCTGGGGCTGGATAATGCCGTGATGACCTTTAAGGATCGCGCAGGGAATAAAACGGCCGTGGTATTGGAGGCGGCCAATCACCGCGCGGCGCTAAAAGCGTTATTTGATAAATTAGCGCAGCAACGCCTGTTGCCGGCTATCCACGCTATTGGTCACCGGGTCGCCCATGGCGGCAACGGCTTTAAACATTCGGTGTTGCTGAATGCTGAGGTGGTCGAGAAGATCAGGGCGCTTTCGGTATTGGCGCCGTTGCATAACCCCGCCAACCTGCTGGGGATTGAGGCCGCTATCGCGCTGTTCCCGGCGTTGCCGCAGGTGGCGGTCTTCGACACCGCGTTCCACCAGACATTGCCGCCGGAAGCCTACACCTATGCCATCCCGTTGGAATATCAGCAGCGCTATCAGGTGCGGCGTTATGGCTTTCACGGTACCTCGCATCGCTATATCGCCGGCGTGGCTGCTGCTACCTTTAATTTGGATCCGGACGACCACGGCATTCTCATCGCCCATCTGGGGAATGGTTCGTCGGTGTGCGCGGTAAAAGATGGCAAAAGCGTTGATACCTCAATGGGGATGACGCCGCTGGAAGGGCTGGTGATGGGGACCCGCTGCGGCGATCTGGACTTTGGCGCCGCCGCCTATATTGCCAAATGCACCCGACAATCGATCGAATCGCTGTACCACATGGTCAATACGCAGTCCGGCCTGTATGGGATTTCTGGTATTTCCAGCGACTGCCGTACGCTGCAAGAAGCGCGCAGCCAGGGCAACCCGCGCGCAGCGCTGGCGATTGATGTGATGGTGCACCGCCTGGCCAGGCACATCGGTGCGCACCTTACCTCGCTCAAGCAGCTCAACGCGTTGGTGTTCACTGGCGGCATTGGCGAAAATTCGGCGTTGATTCGCGCGCTGACCGTCAGAAAGCTGGCCGTGCTGGGGCTGCGGCTTGATGCGGAAAAAAATGAACAAACCTGCGGCGGGCGCAGCGGGGTGATTTCTCCGCCGGGCGCACCGATTGTCGCGGTCATTCCTACCAATGAAGAAAAAATGATTGCCCATGATGCGGCGGCGCTGTCCCAGGCCGTTTTGTTAAAAGCCTGA
- a CDS encoding GlcG/HbpS family heme-binding protein, which yields MSAPDPARYSPIERWVDAAIARQMPEPGAAFSLQDAAHLALFAQQEADACGVPIVFSLVDGSGRQRYFFSMDHALLVSHTLAFQKAYSAVALKMPTHELAALVQPGAVLYGLPHLADICCIGGGLPLWAQGRLIGGIGISGGTVEQDLTIARNVLRRFSTTYFSLIA from the coding sequence ATGTCAGCGCCAGATCCTGCCCGGTATTCACCGATTGAACGCTGGGTTGATGCCGCCATTGCCCGGCAAATGCCGGAACCGGGGGCTGCGTTCAGCCTGCAGGATGCGGCGCATTTAGCCCTGTTCGCCCAACAAGAGGCCGATGCCTGCGGTGTGCCCATCGTGTTTAGCCTGGTAGATGGCAGCGGGCGCCAGCGCTATTTCTTCAGCATGGATCACGCGCTGTTGGTCAGCCACACCCTGGCCTTTCAAAAAGCCTATAGCGCGGTCGCGTTGAAAATGCCGACCCATGAGCTTGCCGCATTGGTGCAGCCCGGCGCCGTGCTCTACGGCTTGCCGCATCTGGCTGATATTTGCTGCATTGGTGGCGGGCTTCCTTTGTGGGCGCAAGGGCGCCTAATCGGCGGCATAGGCATCAGCGGCGGCACGGTTGAACAGGATTTGACGATCGCCCGTAACGTACTCCGGCGCTTTAGCACCACCTATTTTTCGCTTATCGCTTAG
- a CDS encoding LysR family transcriptional regulator encodes MFLRQLHYLLALAEHQHFAQAAESCWVSQPSLSVAIRQLERELGITIIKRDRRFQGFTPEGERVLAWARQTLSSLDGLKQEAALAQAVAGGHLVIGVVPSAMHAVSMLIREYRRAIPRLSLKVFSLSTREILNRLKKQDLHLGIAYTEQHPEAIYETLPLYAERFVLLSNGEVAPPAGAAFNWAEVGALPLCLFNHEMQNRRVIEQAFHQAGVVPLVVVETNALSVLYEMVSSGQACSIAPISAIPDYLITNGIVAHPIASPPLPQMSLLRLRKESQPAVLDRVWGMTSQLDLPCKIDQAIAGMRR; translated from the coding sequence GTGTTCCTGCGACAACTTCACTACCTGCTTGCATTGGCGGAACATCAACATTTTGCGCAGGCCGCAGAGAGTTGCTGGGTTTCGCAACCGTCTTTATCCGTGGCTATCCGCCAGCTGGAGCGTGAGTTGGGTATTACTATCATTAAGCGCGATCGCCGCTTTCAGGGCTTTACGCCGGAGGGTGAGCGGGTGCTGGCCTGGGCCAGACAGACCCTGTCCTCGTTGGACGGGCTAAAGCAAGAAGCGGCTCTGGCGCAGGCCGTCGCCGGGGGGCATCTGGTGATTGGGGTGGTGCCCTCGGCCATGCACGCGGTTTCCATGCTGATCAGGGAGTATCGGCGCGCCATTCCGCGGCTGAGCCTTAAAGTTTTTTCCCTTAGTACCCGGGAAATTCTTAACCGGCTAAAAAAGCAGGATTTGCATTTGGGCATTGCGTATACCGAACAGCACCCGGAGGCGATCTATGAAACCCTGCCGCTGTATGCCGAGCGCTTTGTGCTGTTGTCTAATGGTGAAGTCGCGCCGCCGGCCGGCGCCGCTTTCAACTGGGCCGAAGTCGGGGCGCTGCCGCTGTGCCTGTTTAACCACGAGATGCAAAACCGCCGGGTGATCGAACAGGCTTTTCATCAGGCCGGGGTGGTTCCCCTGGTGGTGGTCGAGACCAACGCGCTCAGCGTGCTGTATGAAATGGTCAGCAGCGGCCAGGCCTGCAGTATCGCGCCGATCAGCGCGATCCCCGACTATTTGATTACCAATGGCATCGTTGCTCACCCGATAGCATCCCCGCCGTTGCCACAAATGAGCCTGCTGCGCCTGCGTAAAGAAAGCCAGCCGGCGGTATTGGACCGGGTTTGGGGGATGACGAGCCAGCTCGACTTGCCGTGCAAAATCGACCAGGCGATTGCCGGCATGCGCAGATAG
- a CDS encoding BMC domain-containing protein → MKKRIINAPAPEVLAMLKRRMPGEFRSRLDLIRIDAIGLIMLPVPDLYFYADMASKSAHVVVSEIFGSCPQHVTTLAIFGEVAAVNEAMRTIEDDDSHF, encoded by the coding sequence ATGAAAAAACGCATCATTAATGCGCCGGCGCCGGAAGTGTTGGCCATGTTAAAACGCCGGATGCCGGGGGAATTTCGTTCGCGGCTGGATTTGATTCGAATTGATGCGATTGGCCTGATTATGCTGCCGGTGCCTGACCTGTATTTCTATGCCGATATGGCCAGTAAAAGTGCGCACGTTGTGGTGTCGGAGATCTTCGGCAGTTGCCCGCAGCATGTGACCACCCTGGCTATTTTCGGCGAAGTCGCCGCCGTCAATGAAGCCATGCGAACCATTGAGGATGATGACAGCCACTTCTGA
- a CDS encoding flavoprotein, whose amino-acid sequence MDSQALSQLLDTIIAELVAQKRPAAPAGDKDVRVLITGDDMSALPATLGCLAALARRGYPLRVYFSHSAGRSALKTQYMQAITRQCPGAVCHALPPGDMQDTPYGCLFLPALSGNSMSKIALGIRDNIAGEWVFDALRRQKQVIVTLNNECLAMSGGGLAAPWLARLASYAQALASYGIVISGRKPAVPRLATGQPDAHRQPRAKKTLITLRDIRLHPTGEPLAADSNTLITPAALDEIRRRHISITQR is encoded by the coding sequence ATGGACAGTCAGGCATTATCTCAACTGCTGGATACCATCATCGCTGAACTGGTGGCGCAAAAAAGGCCTGCCGCGCCGGCCGGGGATAAAGACGTGCGCGTGTTGATCACCGGTGACGATATGTCTGCCTTGCCCGCCACTCTTGGTTGCCTGGCTGCGCTGGCGCGCCGTGGCTATCCGCTGCGGGTGTATTTTTCCCACAGTGCCGGCCGTTCGGCGTTGAAAACCCAGTATATGCAGGCGATCACGCGCCAGTGCCCCGGCGCGGTCTGCCATGCGCTGCCGCCAGGCGATATGCAGGATACCCCTTATGGCTGCCTTTTTTTGCCGGCCTTGTCTGGCAACAGCATGAGCAAAATTGCGCTGGGTATCCGCGATAACATCGCCGGCGAATGGGTGTTTGATGCGCTGCGCCGGCAAAAGCAGGTGATTGTCACATTGAATAACGAATGTTTGGCCATGTCCGGGGGCGGCCTGGCCGCACCGTGGCTGGCCAGACTGGCATCCTATGCGCAGGCGCTGGCGAGCTATGGCATCGTTATTTCAGGGCGCAAGCCCGCCGTCCCACGCCTTGCCACCGGGCAGCCCGATGCCCACCGGCAGCCGCGGGCGAAAAAAACGCTGATTACCCTGCGTGATATTCGGCTGCATCCCACTGGGGAACCGCTTGCCGCCGACAGCAATACGCTGATTACCCCTGCCGCACTGGATGAAATCAGGCGGCGGCATATCTCCATTACGCAACGCTGA
- the pduL gene encoding phosphate propanoyltransferase yields MQDSQQQAEWITRQILEELATGKRPAPVPHMGGVPVLDIPVGISNRHVHLCRQDMDELFGYGSSLTRLKAVKQPGQFAAEQTVTLRGPKGDIANVRVLGPLRSATQIEISVADGFALGVKAPVRMSGDIDGSPGIEIIGPLGRVIKPNGMIVAWRHIHISPQDAEKYGLRDGMEIAVQAEGQRGGILRHVVVRASVDAVLELHIDVEEANGFGLRNGDRVRQVRIA; encoded by the coding sequence ATGCAAGATAGCCAACAGCAAGCCGAATGGATCACCCGGCAGATACTGGAAGAGCTGGCCACCGGGAAACGCCCGGCGCCGGTGCCGCACATGGGCGGTGTCCCGGTATTGGACATTCCGGTCGGCATTTCAAACCGCCACGTTCACCTGTGCCGGCAGGATATGGATGAGTTATTCGGCTACGGTTCCTCGCTGACGCGGTTAAAAGCGGTGAAGCAGCCCGGCCAGTTTGCCGCCGAACAGACGGTGACGCTGCGGGGCCCAAAGGGGGATATCGCCAATGTGCGGGTGCTGGGCCCGCTTCGCAGCGCAACACAGATTGAAATCTCGGTCGCTGACGGTTTCGCCCTGGGGGTGAAGGCGCCGGTCAGAATGTCTGGCGATATTGACGGTTCGCCGGGGATCGAAATCATCGGCCCACTGGGGCGCGTCATCAAACCCAACGGCATGATTGTCGCCTGGCGCCATATTCATATTTCACCGCAGGACGCGGAAAAATACGGTTTGCGTGATGGGATGGAGATCGCTGTGCAGGCCGAAGGGCAACGTGGCGGCATCTTGCGCCACGTTGTGGTGCGTGCCAGCGTCGATGCGGTGCTGGAACTGCATATCGATGTGGAAGAGGCCAACGGCTTCGGGCTGCGTAATGGCGATCGGGTGCGCCAGGTTCGGATCGCCTAA
- a CDS encoding aldehyde dehydrogenase family protein codes for MNDIEIAQAVSNVLSKYTKAAPAAAMAPTAAPASAQPAVLAGLDDIVAQALAQQVQPAPAAGNGVFASMDQAIAAAVAAQVQYRYCSMQDRTAFINGIRSVFLQDEVLQTISRMAVEETGMGNYQDKLIKNRMAALKTPGLEDLATSACSGDSGLTLVEYSAYGVIGSITPTTNPTETIINNSIGMLAAGNTVIFSPHPRSRKVSLYAVELINDKLAQLGAPANLVVTVAQPSIDNTNALISDPRINMLVATGGPAIVKTVMSSGKKAIGAGAGNPPVVVDETADIEKAARDIIKGCSFDNNLPCVAEKEVIVVNQVADYLIHCMKKSGGYLLCDKALIQQLQRLVMNEKGNGPNTAFVGKDAGYLLQQIGIAAPPEVKVIVIETEKTHPFVVHELMMPVLPVVRVENVDEAIELAVQVEHGNRHTAIMHSTNVDKLTKMARQIQTTIFVKNGPSYAGLGVGGEGHTTFTIAGPTGEGLTSARNFARKRHCIMVEALNIR; via the coding sequence ATGAATGATATTGAAATAGCTCAAGCGGTATCGAATGTGCTGAGCAAATACACGAAAGCGGCGCCTGCCGCTGCCATGGCGCCAACCGCAGCGCCGGCGAGCGCCCAGCCGGCGGTGTTGGCCGGCCTGGATGATATCGTGGCCCAGGCGCTGGCGCAGCAGGTGCAACCGGCGCCCGCGGCGGGCAACGGGGTGTTCGCCAGCATGGATCAGGCCATTGCCGCAGCGGTTGCCGCGCAGGTCCAGTATCGTTATTGCTCAATGCAGGATCGCACTGCGTTTATCAACGGCATTCGCAGCGTTTTTCTTCAGGATGAGGTTCTGCAAACCATCTCCCGCATGGCGGTGGAAGAAACCGGCATGGGGAACTACCAGGATAAGCTGATCAAAAACCGCATGGCTGCGCTGAAGACGCCCGGGCTGGAAGATTTGGCCACCAGCGCCTGCAGTGGGGACAGCGGGTTAACCCTGGTGGAATATTCCGCCTACGGCGTGATTGGTTCGATCACCCCGACGACCAACCCGACCGAAACCATTATCAACAACAGTATCGGTATGCTGGCGGCGGGAAATACCGTGATATTCAGCCCCCATCCGCGTTCAAGAAAAGTGTCTTTATATGCGGTGGAACTGATCAACGACAAGCTGGCGCAACTGGGCGCGCCGGCCAATTTGGTCGTCACGGTGGCGCAGCCTTCGATTGACAACACCAATGCGCTGATTAGCGATCCACGCATCAATATGCTGGTGGCGACCGGCGGCCCGGCGATCGTGAAAACGGTGATGTCGTCGGGCAAAAAAGCCATCGGTGCCGGCGCCGGCAATCCACCGGTGGTGGTGGATGAAACGGCCGATATTGAAAAAGCCGCCCGGGATATCATCAAGGGCTGCAGCTTTGATAACAACCTGCCGTGCGTAGCGGAAAAAGAAGTGATTGTCGTGAACCAGGTCGCCGATTACCTGATCCATTGCATGAAAAAGAGCGGCGGTTACTTGTTGTGCGATAAAGCGCTGATTCAGCAACTGCAACGCCTGGTGATGAATGAAAAGGGCAATGGGCCGAATACCGCGTTTGTCGGGAAAGATGCCGGCTATCTACTCCAGCAGATCGGCATCGCCGCGCCGCCGGAGGTTAAGGTGATTGTCATCGAAACCGAGAAAACGCACCCCTTCGTGGTGCATGAGCTCATGATGCCGGTGCTGCCTGTGGTGCGCGTGGAGAACGTGGATGAGGCGATCGAACTGGCGGTGCAGGTTGAGCACGGCAATCGCCATACCGCCATTATGCACTCTACCAACGTCGACAAACTGACCAAAATGGCGCGGCAGATCCAAACCACCATTTTCGTCAAGAATGGCCCTTCGTATGCGGGGCTGGGGGTCGGGGGCGAAGGGCATACCACGTTTACCATTGCTGGCCCCACCGGCGAAGGGCTCACGTCGGCGCGCAATTTTGCCAGAAAGCGGCACTGCATCATGGTTGAAGCGCTGAATATTCGCTAA
- a CDS encoding 1-propanol dehydrogenase PduQ → MGSYFFSSPRIYFGEDAISSLNDLKNKRVGIVTDDFMAKSGKTDYLMSFMPGAEVIIFSAVKPDPDIDILKAGAALFEPFRPDVIVALGGGSSLDAAKGIKVTLEECYRGQPIELIAIPTTSGSGSEVTAYAIISDPQNGRKYPLIADQLVPDSAILDPHLVLTVPRQVAVDTGMDVLTHAIEALVSSRANDFSDALAEKAIALTWAYLPKVFNDETDIQARTHMHNASCMAGMAFNCAGLGLVHGMAHAIGGMLHIPHGKINAMLLPLLIEFNSEAATEITIERYARCAQIIGIANTPPRQCITSLAESIRGLNQQFGIPATLRELGTDLALFERLRQALIDAALADGCTASNPRPPSAQDIDRLLTRIAG, encoded by the coding sequence ATGGGCAGCTATTTTTTCTCCAGTCCGCGTATTTATTTTGGCGAAGACGCTATTTCTTCATTAAATGATTTGAAGAATAAACGCGTTGGCATTGTTACCGATGATTTTATGGCGAAATCCGGCAAGACGGACTATCTGATGAGCTTCATGCCCGGTGCCGAGGTCATTATTTTCAGCGCAGTTAAGCCCGATCCCGACATTGATATTCTCAAGGCTGGCGCGGCGTTATTCGAACCCTTCAGGCCGGATGTTATCGTCGCCTTGGGCGGCGGCTCATCGCTGGATGCCGCCAAGGGGATTAAGGTGACGCTGGAAGAGTGCTACCGCGGCCAGCCGATTGAATTAATCGCTATCCCCACCACCAGCGGTTCAGGATCTGAAGTGACGGCCTACGCGATCATTTCCGATCCGCAAAATGGCCGGAAATACCCACTGATTGCCGATCAACTGGTGCCGGACAGCGCGATTCTTGATCCGCACCTGGTGCTGACGGTACCGCGCCAGGTGGCGGTGGATACCGGCATGGATGTGTTAACGCATGCGATTGAAGCGCTGGTTTCCAGCCGGGCGAATGATTTTAGCGATGCGCTGGCGGAAAAGGCCATTGCCCTGACCTGGGCGTATTTGCCCAAGGTATTTAACGACGAGACCGATATTCAGGCGCGCACGCATATGCACAATGCCTCCTGCATGGCGGGTATGGCATTCAATTGCGCCGGTTTAGGCCTGGTGCACGGCATGGCGCATGCGATCGGCGGTATGTTGCATATTCCCCATGGGAAAATTAATGCCATGTTATTGCCGCTGCTGATTGAATTTAATAGCGAAGCGGCAACGGAAATAACCATCGAACGTTATGCCCGCTGCGCCCAAATTATCGGGATAGCGAATACTCCGCCGCGCCAATGCATTACATCATTGGCGGAAAGCATCCGTGGATTAAATCAGCAGTTTGGTATACCCGCGACGTTACGCGAGCTGGGCACGGATCTCGCGCTATTCGAGCGTTTACGCCAGGCGTTGATTGATGCCGCGCTGGCGGATGGTTGCACGGCATCCAACCCGCGCCCGCCGTCGGCGCAAGATATTGATAGGTTGCTCACCCGGATTGCCGGGTAG